From Lycium ferocissimum isolate CSIRO_LF1 chromosome 12, AGI_CSIRO_Lferr_CH_V1, whole genome shotgun sequence, one genomic window encodes:
- the LOC132039350 gene encoding uncharacterized protein LOC132039350 — MVFFGTDGFSGKFYHYCGDIIEKDVVEFVQPISLSNFTSKIITKLISRRLNPILPLMISENQSGFLKGRIITENIQLAQEIVQNVKNKNKGGNVVIKLDMAKAYNIMSWPCIYAALRKFDFSEEVTNLIMGIVSNVWYPIINNGTRNDTGAVINHLSYADNIVIFSSENSKSFKMIMKQIHWYNKSSGKKMNKDKCFFLTASGTTPSRINNIKEATSFLDKQFPFEYLGCPVYIGRKRVEYFEKMLSKVIKRLSGWQSNMLSHGERLSLFKSVLQSLPIYTLTALSPPKGTILLMEKHFAKFFWGSSNDKRNYHWSS; from the exons ATGGTGTTCTTTGGAACTGATGGATTCTCTGGAAAATTCTACCATTATTGTGGGGATATTATAGAGAAAGATGTTGTAGAATTTGTTCA GCCTATTAGTCTTAGCAACTTTACTAGCAAGATCATTACCAAGCTAATTTCTAGAAGACTGAATCCTATTCTACCTCTTATGATTTCTGAGAATCAAAGTGGGTTTTTGAAAGGTAGGATCATCACTGAGAACATCCAGTTAGCTCaagaaattgtgcaaaatgtcaaaaacaagaacaaaggAGGAAATGTGGTGATTAAGCTTGACATGGCAAAGGCTTATAACATAATGTCTTGGCCCTGTATCTATGCAGCattaagaaaatttgatttCTCTGAGGAAGTTACAAATCTTATTATGGGAATTGTCTCTAATGTATGGTATCCTATCATCAACAATGGCACAAGGAATG ATACTGGTGCAGTTATTAACCATttgtcttatgcagataatattgtaattttttcaagtgaaaattCCAAGTCATTTAAAATGATCATGAAACAGATCCATTGGTACAATAAGAGCTCAGGAAAGAAGATGAACAAGGATAAGTGTTTTTTCCTTACAGCATCTGGCACTACTCCTAGCAGGATAAACAATATTAAAGAAGCTACTAGTTTTTTGGATAAACAATTTCCTTTTGAATATCTGGGATGCCCCGTATATATTGGTAGAAAAAGAGTAGAGTATTTTGAGAAGATGTTATCAAAAGTGATCAAACGACTTAGTGGATGGCAAAGCAATATGCTTTCTCATGGGGAAAGATTGTCTTTGTTTAAGAGTGTATTACAATCATTACCTATTTATACTCTAACTGCTTTAAGTCCTCCTAAAGGTACTATTTTATTAATGGAAAAGCATTTTGCAAAGTTCTTCTGGGGATCCAGTAATGACAAGAGAAACTATCATTGGTCCTCTTAG
- the LOC132039351 gene encoding uncharacterized protein LOC132039351, whose product MVAISEPMVHKNKVEGCKRFLGFNNCITNSNRQIWCFSRDSFIVSITKNQDQLITLKIQKNNNSQDLYVTVVYAKCTAVARVDLWCSLEDLNNKINIPWCIVGDFNVILHPEEKIGGRPHRNANSFDFTECMDSCGMSDIGYTGSNYTWCNNRRPRLDHRPMLFRCGNGSTNGKKYFKFLDFLTDQEDFKDIIAAEWIINVNGNPLWRLQQKLKNLGRKLSQWSRDEIGNVHENTDEREDKMQFLEEINLNSRSKGDSNTKYFHYVIRERRRKLQLHRIKNKKGKWITGDNKIARCALKHFEKLFNLKNPNIDPSIMECIPTCISDEITTL is encoded by the exons ATGGTTGCTATCTCAGAACCTATGGTGCACAAGAATAAAGTTGAAGGATGTAAAAGATTTTTGGGTTTCAACAACTGCATTACCAACTCTAATAGACAGATTTGGTGTTTTTCGAGGGATAGTTTCATTGTCTCTATCACTAAGAACCAAGATCAGTTGATTACCTTGAAAAttcagaaaaataataatagtcaAGATCTCTATGTGACTGTTGTTTATGCAAAGTGTACTGCTGTAGCAAGGGTTGATCTTTGGTGTAGCTTGGAAGATTTGAACAACAAAATTAACATTCCTTGGTGTATTGTGGGTGATTTCAATGTCATCCTTCACCCCGAAGAGAAGATTGGGGGCAGGCCACATAGAAATGCTAACAGTTTTGACTTTACAGAGTGTATGGACTCATGTGGCATGTCTGATATTGGTTATACAGGTTCGAACTATACTTGGTGTAATAATAGAAGACCAA GGTTAGATCACAGACCTATGCTTTTCAGGTGTGGCAATGGGAGTACTAATGGtaagaaatattttaagtttttagatTTCTTGACTGATCAGGAGGATTTTAAAGATATTATAGCTGCtgaatggattattaatgtaaatgGTAATCCTTTGTGGAGGCTTCAACAGAAGCTGAAAAATCTTGGTAGAAAACTTTCTCAATGGTCCAGAGATGAAATTGGTAATGTTCATGAGAACACTGATGAAAGGGAAGATAAGATGCAATTCTTAGAGGAGATTAACCTTAACAGTAGATCAAAG GGAGATAGTAATACCAAGTATTTCCACTATGTGattagagaaagaagaagaaagctgCAATTACATAGGATTAAAAACAAGAAAGGGAAGTGGATTACTGGAGATAATAAGATTGCTAGATGTGCTTTGAAACATTTTGAAAAGCTGTTCAACCTGAAGAACCCTAACATAGATCCCAGTATTATGGAGTGTATCCCTACTTGCATTTCTGATGAAATAACAACTTTATGA
- the LOC132040646 gene encoding purine permease 1-like has translation MESQIASPTMKKFLILINSILLFTSNCASPLIIRLYFIRGGSRIWLSCCLITAGFPFTLFLVIAYFHRRKSNGPDSTKILLMTRKLFIASLISGLVTGMVAYFYAFGSAKLPVSTSSLLTSTQLVFTAILAFLIVKQKFTLYSINAVVLLTIRAGILSLGASSDRPKGSCKAYIIGFIMTLLAALFYGFVLAFNEISFRKTKKAIAFTLVLEFQMMMCFFAAAFVSRGCL, from the coding sequence ATGGAATCTCAAATTGCTAGTCCCACCATGAAAAAATTCCTCATCCTAATAAACTCTATTCTTCTCTTCACTAGCAATTGCGCTAGCCCTTTAATTATTCGCCTCTATTTCATCCGTGGTGGCTCAAGAATATGGTTATCATGTTGTTTAATAACCGCGGGCTTCCCTTTTACTCTATTCCTCGTCATAGCCTATTTCCATCGTCGAAAATCCAATGGACCAGACAGTACTAAGATACTGCTCATGACTCGTAAATTATTTATAGCCAGCTTAATTTCTGGCTTAGTCACTGGCATGGTTGCTTATTTCTACGCGTTTGGTTCAGCCAAATTACCCGTCTCCACATCCTCTCTCCTTACCTCAACTCAACTAGTTTTCACGGCGATTCTTGCTTTCCTAATTGTCAAGCAAAAATTCACATTATATTCGATTAATGCTGTGGTTTTATTAACTATTAGAGCTGGAATTTTATCTCTTGGAGCAAGTAGTGATAGGCCAAAAGGGTCATGTAAGGCATATATTATAGGGTTTATTATGACACTTCTTGCTGCATTATTTTATGGATTTGTGTTGGCATTCAATGAAATAAGTTTTAGGAAAACAAAGAAGGCTATTGCGTTTACATTGGTTTTGGAATTTCAGATGATGATGTGTTTCTTTGCTGCTGCTTTTGTGTCACGGGGATGCTTATAA